In Pseudomonas sp. Leaf58, one DNA window encodes the following:
- a CDS encoding ABC transporter permease: MAKRYGKGLLGCATVLVILALLVHWIGIDTIARYRDDLGFYLQAHLVLVLASMAAALAVGIPAGIALSRPHRVDKAERFMQLFNVGNTIPPLAVLAIALSILGIGAGPAIFALFLASLLPIVRNTYEGLKNVPASLKEAATGIGMTPRQQLWQVELPNAVPIIVGGVRVALALNVGTAPLAFLIGANSLGSLIFPGIALNNQPQLLLGAACTALLALVLDAAVSFTSKRWLERGLAQ, from the coding sequence GTGGCTAAACGCTACGGTAAAGGGCTGTTGGGATGCGCCACCGTGCTCGTCATCCTGGCCCTGCTGGTCCACTGGATCGGCATCGACACGATCGCCCGCTATCGCGACGATCTTGGGTTCTACCTGCAAGCGCACCTGGTGCTGGTGCTGGCTTCGATGGCGGCGGCGTTGGCCGTGGGCATACCTGCCGGCATTGCGCTCAGTCGACCGCACCGGGTCGACAAAGCCGAGCGCTTCATGCAGCTGTTCAACGTTGGCAACACCATCCCTCCCCTGGCCGTTCTGGCCATCGCGCTCAGTATCCTGGGCATCGGCGCCGGGCCTGCGATCTTCGCGCTGTTCCTCGCCTCCCTTCTGCCCATCGTGCGCAACACCTACGAGGGCCTGAAGAACGTCCCCGCCTCACTCAAGGAAGCCGCAACCGGCATCGGCATGACCCCGCGCCAACAGCTGTGGCAAGTGGAGTTGCCCAACGCGGTGCCAATCATTGTCGGCGGCGTACGGGTGGCGCTGGCGCTGAACGTGGGCACCGCACCGCTGGCCTTCCTGATCGGCGCCAACAGCCTGGGCAGCCTGATCTTCCCCGGCATTGCCCTGAACAACCAGCCACAGCTGTTGCTGGGGGCCGCCTGCACCGCACTGCTAGCACTGGTGCTGGACGCCGCCGTGAGTTTTACCAGCAAGCGCTGGTTGGAACGTGGCCTGGCCCAATAA
- a CDS encoding glycine betaine ABC transporter substrate-binding protein, with product MNKTIALLLGAALLFAGFTQAAEKPLVRIGARVFTEQTVLAEITAQYLRANGFDVRVTSGLGSNIARQAQETGQLDLMWEYTGVSLVSYNHIDERMPSAEATYARVKALDAKKDLVWLTPSNFSNTYALGLPKQVAAAYPQVNTISDLNRVLRDERQRSHLVALDTEFANRPDGLVGLREMYGLPLDRRNIRQMDSGLVYTAMRNNQVFAGLVYTTDGRLNAFDLKLLEDDKHYFPDYTAAPVVRKAVLDANPQLAGLLKPLAEQLDDQTMRRLNAKVDVEHQNPTAVAAAFLREHPLHSEVQP from the coding sequence ATGAACAAGACAATCGCCTTGCTGCTGGGCGCGGCCCTGCTGTTCGCAGGATTCACCCAAGCAGCGGAAAAACCACTGGTGCGCATCGGCGCGCGGGTGTTCACCGAGCAAACCGTGCTCGCCGAAATCACTGCGCAATACCTACGCGCCAACGGCTTCGACGTGCGCGTCACCAGCGGCCTGGGCAGCAACATCGCGCGCCAGGCTCAGGAAACCGGCCAGCTCGACCTGATGTGGGAATACACCGGCGTGTCACTGGTGTCGTACAACCACATCGACGAGCGCATGCCCAGTGCCGAAGCCACCTATGCACGGGTGAAGGCACTGGACGCGAAAAAAGACCTGGTCTGGCTGACCCCGTCGAATTTCAGCAACACCTACGCACTGGGCCTGCCCAAGCAAGTGGCCGCGGCCTACCCGCAGGTCAACACCATCAGTGACCTCAACCGGGTATTGCGTGATGAGCGCCAGCGTAGCCACCTGGTGGCGCTGGATACCGAGTTCGCCAACCGCCCTGACGGCCTGGTTGGCCTGCGCGAGATGTACGGCCTGCCGCTGGACCGGCGCAACATCCGCCAGATGGACAGCGGGCTGGTGTACACCGCCATGCGCAACAACCAGGTGTTCGCCGGCCTGGTGTACACCACCGACGGGCGCCTGAACGCCTTCGACCTCAAGCTGCTGGAGGACGACAAGCACTATTTCCCTGACTACACCGCCGCACCAGTGGTGCGCAAGGCCGTGCTCGACGCCAACCCGCAGCTGGCCGGCCTGCTCAAGCCGCTGGCCGAACAGCTGGATGACCAAACCATGCGCCGGCTCAATGCCAAGGTTGACGTCGAACACCAGAACC